A region of Larimichthys crocea isolate SSNF chromosome X, L_crocea_2.0, whole genome shotgun sequence DNA encodes the following proteins:
- the trip10b gene encoding thyroid hormone receptor interactor 10b isoform X1, with translation MDWGTDLWDQYDHLDKHTQSGLDLVERYIKFVKERTEIEQSYAKQLRSLTKKYAKRGSKEEQDCKFSNHGSFQEILNELNDYAGQRELIAENMMTGICVELTKYLQDLKQERKTHLSDAKKAQQNLETSFKHLESTKKRYAKEWGEAEKATQQAEKTEHDLNATRLDVDKAKQHAHARTHTAEECRNDYAAHLQKYNKEQNFFYYTEIPQIFNKMQDMDERRIRRMAEAYCQFSDIEKKVLPIISKCLEGISAAGMKIDEKQDSILFIEQHKSGFERPGDVEFEDYTQGIKPATSDSSLNPPKVRAKLWPFSKKHKISHAEKHTPHAAEDFSHLPPEQRKKRLQGKIEDITKELQKAQDQSEALEKMKGVYEQNPQMGDPSSLEPQITETAQNLGRLRGELAKYETWLSEAVGGEESSNAINNNTQHGVVAADPPHNIYTEFEDEFDDIESPIGQCTALYTFEGNSEGTISITEGELLSIMEEDKGDGWMRVLRASGEEGYIPSSYVKLGP, from the exons GACCAATATGATCACCTCgacaagcacacacagtcaGGCCTCGACCTGGTGGAGCGTTACATAAAGTTTGTGAAGGAGCGGACAGAGATAGAACAGAGCTATGCCAAGCAACTCAG GAGTCTAACAAAGAAATATGCCAAACGAGGGAGCAAGGAAGAGCAAGACTGCAA ATTCAGCAATCACGGATCATTTCAGGAGATCCTGAACGAGCTGAACGATTACGCCGGCCAGCGGGAGCTCATCGCTGAAAACATGATGACCGGCATCTGTGTCGAACTCACCAAGTACCTTCAGGATCTGAAACAGGAACGCAAAACA CACCTGTCTGATGCTAAGAAGGCCCAGCAGAATTTAGAGACCAGCTTTAAACATCTAGAAAGT ACTAAGAAGCGTTACGCTAAGGAGTGGGGGGAGGCTGAAAAAGCCACACaacaagcagagaaaacagagcacGACCTCAACGCCACCAGACTTGATGTcgacaaa GCCAAGCAGCATGCCCAtgcccgcacacacacagcggagGAGTGCAGGAACGACTACGCAGCACATCTCCAGAAATACAACAAGGAGCAAAACTTCTTCTACTACACAGAGATACCGCAGATCTTCAAt AAAATGCAGGACATGGATGAGCGGAGGATTCGGCGGATGGCGGAAGCCTACTGCCAGTTTTCAGACATCGAAAAGAAGGTGTTGCCCATCATCTCTAAGTGTCTAGAGGGAATCTCTGCAGCAGGGATGAAAATTGATGAAAAACAG GACTCGATACTGTTCATAGAGCAGCACAAGTCTGGTTTTGAGCGGCCTGGAGATGTTGAGTTTGAAGACTACACCCAAGGAATCAAACCAGCAACCTCTGACTCCAGCCTCAACCCACCCAAAGTGCGTGCCAAGCTCTGGCCTTTCAGCAAGAAGCACAAG ATATCGCATGCCGAAAAGCACACG ccgCATGCTGCAGAGGATTTCTCTCATCTTCCTCcggagcagaggaagaagaggctgCAGGGGAAGATTGAGGACATCACCAAAGAGCTGCAGAAGGCACAGGACCAAAG TGAAGCACTGGAGAAGATGAAGGGTGTGTACGAGCAGAATCCACAGATGGGAGACCCCTCCAGCCTGGAGCCTCAAATCACAGAGACTGCCCAGAACTTAGGTCGCCTGAGGGGGGAGCTCGCCAAATATGAG ACGTGGCTGTCAGAAGCAGTGGGAGGAGAGGAATCGTCCAATGCCATCAATAATAATACTCAACATGG GGTTGTTGCAGCTGACCCGCCCCACAACATCTACACAGAGTTTGAAGACGAGTTTGACGACATCGAAAGTCCTATTGGCCAGTGCACAGCTCTGTACACCTTTGAAG GCAACAGTGAGGGCACCATTTCCATTACAGAAGGAGAGCTGTTGAGTATAATGGAAGAGGATAaaggagatggatggatgagagtCCTTAGAGCCAGTGGAGAAGAGGGCTATATACCTTCATCCTATGTCAAACTTGGcccgtaa
- the trip10b gene encoding thyroid hormone receptor interactor 10b isoform X2 — protein MDWGTDLWDQYDHLDKHTQSGLDLVERYIKFVKERTEIEQSYAKQLRSLTKKYAKRGSKEEQDCKFSNHGSFQEILNELNDYAGQRELIAENMMTGICVELTKYLQDLKQERKTHLSDAKKAQQNLETSFKHLESTKKRYAKEWGEAEKATQQAEKTEHDLNATRLDVDKAKQHAHARTHTAEECRNDYAAHLQKYNKEQNFFYYTEIPQIFNKMQDMDERRIRRMAEAYCQFSDIEKKVLPIISKCLEGISAAGMKIDEKQDSILFIEQHKSGFERPGDVEFEDYTQGIKPATSDSSLNPPKVRAKLWPFSKKHKPHAAEDFSHLPPEQRKKRLQGKIEDITKELQKAQDQSEALEKMKGVYEQNPQMGDPSSLEPQITETAQNLGRLRGELAKYETWLSEAVGGEESSNAINNNTQHGVVAADPPHNIYTEFEDEFDDIESPIGQCTALYTFEGNSEGTISITEGELLSIMEEDKGDGWMRVLRASGEEGYIPSSYVKLGP, from the exons GACCAATATGATCACCTCgacaagcacacacagtcaGGCCTCGACCTGGTGGAGCGTTACATAAAGTTTGTGAAGGAGCGGACAGAGATAGAACAGAGCTATGCCAAGCAACTCAG GAGTCTAACAAAGAAATATGCCAAACGAGGGAGCAAGGAAGAGCAAGACTGCAA ATTCAGCAATCACGGATCATTTCAGGAGATCCTGAACGAGCTGAACGATTACGCCGGCCAGCGGGAGCTCATCGCTGAAAACATGATGACCGGCATCTGTGTCGAACTCACCAAGTACCTTCAGGATCTGAAACAGGAACGCAAAACA CACCTGTCTGATGCTAAGAAGGCCCAGCAGAATTTAGAGACCAGCTTTAAACATCTAGAAAGT ACTAAGAAGCGTTACGCTAAGGAGTGGGGGGAGGCTGAAAAAGCCACACaacaagcagagaaaacagagcacGACCTCAACGCCACCAGACTTGATGTcgacaaa GCCAAGCAGCATGCCCAtgcccgcacacacacagcggagGAGTGCAGGAACGACTACGCAGCACATCTCCAGAAATACAACAAGGAGCAAAACTTCTTCTACTACACAGAGATACCGCAGATCTTCAAt AAAATGCAGGACATGGATGAGCGGAGGATTCGGCGGATGGCGGAAGCCTACTGCCAGTTTTCAGACATCGAAAAGAAGGTGTTGCCCATCATCTCTAAGTGTCTAGAGGGAATCTCTGCAGCAGGGATGAAAATTGATGAAAAACAG GACTCGATACTGTTCATAGAGCAGCACAAGTCTGGTTTTGAGCGGCCTGGAGATGTTGAGTTTGAAGACTACACCCAAGGAATCAAACCAGCAACCTCTGACTCCAGCCTCAACCCACCCAAAGTGCGTGCCAAGCTCTGGCCTTTCAGCAAGAAGCACAAG ccgCATGCTGCAGAGGATTTCTCTCATCTTCCTCcggagcagaggaagaagaggctgCAGGGGAAGATTGAGGACATCACCAAAGAGCTGCAGAAGGCACAGGACCAAAG TGAAGCACTGGAGAAGATGAAGGGTGTGTACGAGCAGAATCCACAGATGGGAGACCCCTCCAGCCTGGAGCCTCAAATCACAGAGACTGCCCAGAACTTAGGTCGCCTGAGGGGGGAGCTCGCCAAATATGAG ACGTGGCTGTCAGAAGCAGTGGGAGGAGAGGAATCGTCCAATGCCATCAATAATAATACTCAACATGG GGTTGTTGCAGCTGACCCGCCCCACAACATCTACACAGAGTTTGAAGACGAGTTTGACGACATCGAAAGTCCTATTGGCCAGTGCACAGCTCTGTACACCTTTGAAG GCAACAGTGAGGGCACCATTTCCATTACAGAAGGAGAGCTGTTGAGTATAATGGAAGAGGATAaaggagatggatggatgagagtCCTTAGAGCCAGTGGAGAAGAGGGCTATATACCTTCATCCTATGTCAAACTTGGcccgtaa